The genomic segment GGGAATCTCATAAAGCCTGGGGTAAGCCAGGTCCAAGTCCTGCTGCCAAATCCCAGCCTTCGCAGCAAGAACTACTAAGGCGCCTTCGGTAGGATCGCCACTGATGGTCCAGGTTGAGCTAGGGCGTAGGTTTAAAATTCCCTTACCCTTGGAGAGCTCAGATTTCAGACGGGCGTTGCTGCACAACGCTCCAGCCTTGAGTAGAAGTTCCAAATCCTGGCGCAAGAAGCTACCCTTAATCTCCCCTCGCGGTTCGTATCCTTCCCCGCTAACTTCTACCCAATTGCCCCCCAAGAAAATTCTTCTCGCTGTCATTTGATTTTGAGTTAGGGTACCGGTCTTATCAGAGCATATTATGGTGGCACAGCCTAGGGTTTCAATGGCCTGAAGTCTCCTAACAATAGCCTTTCTGCGAATCATGCGCTGTACACCCAAGGCCAGGGATACAGTAATTACAGCCGGCAACCCCTCAGGTATAGCAGCAACTGCCAAACTTATCCCCGCCATCAACATAGTGTATAGCTGTTGGCCCTGAAGAACGCCTACTATCGACATGGCTCCGCAAATACCCAAGGACATCAAGACAAGAACCCGCCCAAGTTTTTCCATCCGCTCTTGCAGCGGTGTTCGCGTATCATCTGCATGGCGCAACATGGCGGCGATGCGGCCCATTTCGGTATCCATGCCCGTACCTATTACTACTGCCTGTCCCCGTCCTCGGGTAACAATGGTACCCATAAACAGGATGTTGGCGATATCTCCTAGGGAGGAACAGACTTTGTCGATTTTGGCCGGATTCTTAATAACTGGTACAGATTCACCGGTCAATATTGATTCTTCAGCCTCTAGCGCCACTGCTTCAATTATCCGGGCGTCAGCTGGAACTCGGTCTCCAGCTTCAACCTGGATGATGTCTCCCGGAACCAATTGAGCAGCAGGTATCCGCAAAACCTGACCTCCCCTTACCACCCTAGCCTCAGGAGCAGTAAGTTGCATTAGGGCAGCGAGGGACCTTTCAGCGCGATACTCTTGAATGCATCCTAAAAGAGCGTTTAGAATCACAATGGCGATTATGGTTAAAGCATCAGTATATTCACCCAGCAAGCCAGAAACACAAGTGGCACCTAAGAGCACCAATACCATGAAGTCACGAAACTGGCTTAAGAATATGGTCCCAAGCGACCTGCCTTTCTCGCTGGCTAGCTGGTTAGGGCCGTACCGGCTGAGGCGGCTGGCAGCTTCAAACTGGCTGAGCCCACCCTTGTCGGTGCGTAGACTTCTTAAGGTCTCCTCGGTAGATAATTGGTACCAGAGAAGGCCAGGACTCAAGTTTCTACCTCCCTTGGTTATATCTACCTAACCTTATTCGCTGGCTACCCAAAAAATACTTGGCTGGATATGGGGTGCTTAGATGAGCTACGATGGACTTATGCTTTATGCAGTCAAGAAAGAAATTGAGCCCTTGCTTCAAGATTCAAGAGTAGGCAAGGTGTTTCAGCCTCAGCGCCTGACCATCGTTCTCCTGCTGCACAAACCTCAAAATAGCTTCCGGGTGTTAATTAGCGCCGGTGCTACCGATGCCAGGCTCCACCTTACCACCAGGGAATACAAAAACCCCGACCGGCCTCCTTCATTCTGTATGGTTTTGCGCAAATATCTCGATGGGGCGCGGCTGGTGGGGCTAGAGCAAGTAGGGTTGGATCGGGTCCTGTCTATGATCTTTGATGCTCCCGATCCAGTTCTAGGCCGAGTTCAGAGAGTGTTAAAGGTAGAGTTGATGGGAAAGCACTCTAACTTGATATTAATAAACAGGACCGATGGCTTAATTATTGATGCCATAAAGAAGTATGATTATACTTTGAGCCGTCATCGCCAGGTTCTACCTGGATTGCCCTATGTCCCCCCGCCAAAGCAGGACAAACTGGACCCACTTGTTTCCTCGTATGATGATTTCACGCGCAAGCTATTGGCTTGGCCCGAGGTTACTGCACTAGAGAATGCGCTCTCTGCTACCGTAGAGGGTTTAAGCCGTTCTACAGCCCGAGAAATAATCAAATTGGGGGGCTTAGATCCCCAAAAAGAAATTGCCCAATGTGGAGAGCTGGACTTGGGCACCATATGGCAGAAGTTGCAATCAGCAATCAGAGCTATAGCCTCAAGAGAATCCCAGCCAACCATAGTTTCGGTTGGCAGGAATCCCAAGGAGATTTTCCCTTTTCGTCCCCAATTGGATGAGCATATGCTTGCTGAAGAGGCCAACAGTTTAAGTGAGCTACTAGATAGATTTTATGGTCAAAGACAAAATAGAGAAGAAATCAACAGCATTCGCGCTTCCCTGAAGCATACTGTAAACAAAAACATTGAGCACTGTAGTGAAGTAATGAACAAGCTTCAAGATGGCTATAATCGAGAAGACCAAGCTTTAAAAAAACGCCTATACGGAGACCTGATCCTGATGAATCTAGGGCGGATCACAATTGGAGACACTGTACTATGGGCTGAGAATCCTTTTAGCCCCGACTCGCCCCCAGAGGCAATCCCCCTTGATCCACAGTTAACTCCCTCGGAAAATGCCCAACGCTATTACCGTGCGTACAGCAAGTACAAACGCGCCGCCGAGGTCAACCGGCAGCGCATGCAAAAAGTCAAGCAGGAGCTGGAATATTTACAATCAGTTCTGCAGGCTGTGGAAGATGCAGAGAGCAAAGAAGACTTGACAGAATTGACCGAAGAACTTCGGTCACAGGGGTACATTCCGCCCCTGAAGAGTAAGGACCGAGCCTCTTCGCCAAGTAGACAGAGGCCCGGCCCTAGGCGGTTCGTGTCCTCGGACGGTTTCTTAATCTTAGTTGGGAAAAATAACCTTCAAAATGAACATGTCACCTTCAAAATTTCCCAACCGCAAGACCTTTGGTTACATGCACGAGGTATACCCGGAGCCCACGTGATCATTCGTTCCCAAGGCAAGCCTGTTCCCCCACAAACCCTCATGCAAGCTGCGCAAATAGCCGCCTATTACTCTCAGTCGCGGCAGGCAGAGAAAGTGGAGGTAGACTATACAGAAGCCCGTTATATCAGAAAACCTAAAGGGTTGCGTCCGGGACTCGTAACTTACAGCAACGAAAAGACCATTTTGGTCAAGCCTGAGCTTCCTCTTTCGCCCGAGATACCTCGTCAATAATGGCTGCCAAAGCTCTAGCCGGTTCGGGAGCTTTGATGACCGGCCTGCCCACAATCAAAAGGTCACTACCAGCCTGCACAGCTTGGGCAGGCGAGGTAGCTCGACGCTGGTCATCCTGACCATTTGCTTGGGGCCTAATTCCTGGAGTCACGACAAGGAAATCCTTCCCGCAAGCCCGACGGATAGGCTCAGTTTCTTGAGGAGAAGCAACAACCCCATCCAATCCAGCTTCTTGAGCAAGTTGGGCTCGGCGAACCGCAAGCTCAGTTACATCCACGGCAATCCCTATATCTTGCTGCACATCACTGGCACTAAGGCTGGTAAGAACCGTCACCCCTAATATCAACGGAGGCTCAAGTCCAGCATCTTCCGCCCCAAGTCTTGCTCCTATTAAGGCCTGCTTCATCATCTCCATGCCGCCGGCTACATGAACGTTGGTCATAAAGATTCCTAACCTGCTAAGGTTACGAAGGGCGTGCAAAACGGTATTAGGTATATCATGAAGTTTTAAATCCAGAAAGACTTTGACTCCTAGATCTCGAAGGTCAGTTATAATTGTTGGTCCTTCTCGGTAAAATAGCTGAAAACCAACCTTAAATAGAGCGGTATATGGCTTAAGTTCTTGAACCAGCTTCAAAGCTTCTCGCTTGGTGTCCACATCTAGCGCAACCATCACTGGACTGGGCAAAAGCCGCATACTATATCACCTCCCCATCGCGCATCACTATCCTGCCGCCCACTATGGTCATAACTGGCCACCCGCTAAGTTTCTGGCCTATAAAGGGATTGTTCTTGCCCTTAGAAGCAAAGTCTTCGGGTCGCACTTCTTTCACTGTCTCCGGATCAATTACCACTAAGTCAGCCAGCGATCCAACTCGAAGATTTCCCCCCGGCAAGCCAAAGATCTGGGCCGGGTTGGTGCTCATCCTGGCAATTGCCTCCATCCAGCTTAGATATCCAGGCTTAACCAGGTAGGTGACTACTAACGGAAGGGCGGTCTCTAGTCCTGATATGCCAAAAGGCGCCTGGTTAAAATCCACTCGCTTTTCATGGCTGGCATGCGGAGCATGGTCGGTGGCAATGATATCGATTAGGCCTTGGCGCAAAGCCTGGAGCAAAGCCTGCCTGTCCTCCTCGGTCCTTAAAGGAGGGTTGACCTTGGTATTGGTATCATAGGTTCGAAGCACCTCGTGGGTCAGAATCAGGTGATGGGGAGTAACCTCAGCTGTGACCGGAATGCCTTTCTCCTTGGCCTGGGCCAGCATCGACACCGATCCCTTAGCGCTGAGATGGGCCAAGTGAATCCGGGCTCCGGTATAGGCACTAAGGATTAGATCCCGGGCTACCGCCACTTCCTCAGCCGCCGAAGGTATTCCCTCAAGACCCAGCTCAAACGACACCAGACCCTCATGCATCACCCCGCGGCCGGATAGATTGGCATCCTGGCAATGATCTATAAGGGGCCTCTTTAAGGGCCGAAGGTACTCGAGGGCCCGCCGCAGGATCTCGGAGTTAGCGATGGGCTGCCCATCGTCGGAAAAAGCAACTGCTCCTGCCTGGGCCGCATACCCGATCTCTGCCAATTTCTCTCCTTTTCTACCAGCTGTTACCGCTCCCACCGGAAAAACGCGCGCTAGACCAGCCTGCCGCCCCCGAGTATAGATGAACTGAACCATAGCCGCGTTGTCAACCGGAGGATCGGTGTCGGGCATGGCCATGACTCCGGTGTATCCGCCCTTGACGGCAGCCCGGCTGGCGCTTAAGATGTCCTCCTTATACTCTAAGCCTGGTTCCCGAAGGTGAGCGTGGGCATCAATCAGGCCGGGCCCAACTATTTTCCCGGTGACATCAACAACCTCAACATCAGGCCGGCTCATGCCGGACCCGGTGGTTATAGCCGAAATCCTTGAGCCCTCCACCAATACGTCAGCTACCATGTCCAGGCCCTGCGCCGGGTCGATGACCCTACCGCCTCTAAGAAGCAAAGCCATCGCCTTGACCTCCTCCTAAAAGCAGGTACAACAGGGCCATTCTCACTGCCACCCCATTGGTGACCTGTTCGTTTACTGCCGCGTTGGCACTTGAGAGTACTTCATCAGTAATTTCCACCCCACGGTTAACTGGCCCCGGGTGGAGAATCAGAGCGCCCGGGTTTATACTTCTTATCCTTTCCCGGGTCAGACCGTAGAAAGAGGTATACTCGGCAAAGGAAGGGAAAAAGCCCCGAGCTTCCCGCTCCAACTGAATTCTCAGGCCCATAATTACATCTGCGCCCCTCAGTCCTTCTTCTATATCCCAGTAAACTTGGACTCCAGCTTTGTCTATATCCACCGGGATCATGGTCGGCGGACCCACCACCCGCACTTTCGCCCCCATCTTTTGCCAACCCCAGATATTAGAACGGGCCACCCGGCTGTGGGATATGTCGCCGACGATGGCCAGGGTAAGACCCTCCACTCTCCCCAATCTCTCCCGAACGGTATACATGTCGAGCAGGGCCTGAGTCGGGTGCTCATGGGCCCCATCACCAGCATTGACTACATGCATCCGGGTGTGCTCAGCGATCTGCAGGCTGGTTCCGGGAACAGGGTGCCGCAATACCACGACATCCACTCCCATAGCCTCGATGGTCCAAATGGTATCTAGGAGGCTTTCCCCCTTGGCTATACTGCTAGCGCTGGCATTAAGGCTCACGGTGTCAGCGCTCATATACTTGGCGGCCAGCTCAAAGGAGGCCCGGGTACGGGTACTCGGCTCATAAAACAGAGTAGCTACCGAGCGGCCCCGCAGAGCGGGTACCTTCTTTAGGTCCCGGCCCAATATGTCTTTCATAGCCGCCGCAGTGTCCAGAACCAGGGCGATCTCTTCTTTTGACCAATCTCTAAGGCCCAAGACGTCCTTTCGCCTAAACAGTTTGTCCGCCTCCTTGCATCTGCTTGCGCAAAATCAGCACTTCATCGCTGCCATCGATCTCCTGAAGATTTACGGCCACTACTTCCTGTAGGGAAGTGGGCACATATTTGCCTACATAATCAGCCTGGATGGGCAGCTCGCGGTGGCCACGATCAATCAAGACAGCCAGCTGGATTATAGCTGGCCGTCCCAGATCCATAACTGCATCCAGAGCTGAGCGAACTGTCCGGCCGGTATAAAGAACATCATCAACCAGGATCACCCTTTTCTGGTTGACCTCAAAAGGAACCTCAGTGCGATGCACGATGGGGGCCGGACCCAAAGCGCTTAGGTCATCTCGGTACAGGGTGATGTCCAACATCCCCACCGGCACTTCTTGGCCAGTCAAAGCCGAAACTAAGCGTGCCAACCGCCAAGCCAAAGGAGCTCCTCGGGTACGGATGCCTATCATCGCTACGTTCTCTGCCCCTTGGTTGCGCTCCACTATTTCTTGAGCCATACGAGCAAGCGCCCACCCCATTTCCCGGCCATCCAGGATTCTCGCCCTTACGCTAAGCTCCACCAGTCGTTCCCCCTAGTACTTATTTCGTCGGCTAACTAAACTAAAGAATCGATCTTACACTATCCAGCAAGTCTTCTTGCCACGTTCGAGAGCCAGAAATACCATTGCCTTTGCGGGCAACTACATCCAACTCATGGCTAACATATCAGCCAGGGTAGGCTGTCGTTGCTAGATGGGTCTCAAATTGCAAGGCGAAGCTAGAATCTCCATCATTACCTCTTAATTTTGGAGGAAAAACTCTAATTTCCTTCTAGATCACAATATCCAGACGTGTCACAATAGTCAGGCCAGATCAAGACCATAAAGATAGGGAAAAAGACCACCCGCCAGCCAGCTCGGTAAAGCCGTCAATCATGCAGCTGGCCCATACCCAGCGCTGCTCCCCGCAACGGGGGTTGTCTTGTAAAAGATGTGCTGCATGCCAATTTAGCTAGGTTTTAGACTACTTTGACAAAAGTCCGGCTTGTAGCTCTTTCGGACAAAGATAAAAATCCCTTCACCAAGCAGATATAGCGCAGTATATCCGCTCGGCAAAGGGCTAATGGCTAGGAAAGGCTGCTTTCTATGTCAGGTGAGCTAGGGATTGATAAACTTTCAGTAAGGCCGAATGATCCTCATCTCCGTAACCTTGAGCCCTGAGAGCCTGCATCATCTGGAGAACGAGGCTGGCAAGAGGTAGAGGCGTACCAGTCTCATCTCCGGCCCGCAGGGCGTTCCGCAGGTCTTTGGCGTGCAGATTGATCCTGAAACCCGGCCGGAAATTCTTAGTAAGCATGGGCTCGGCCTTGGTATCCATGACCCGGCTCCCCGCCAGTCCGCCCCGTATCGCCGCAATCATTGTCCGCGTATCAATGCCGCACTTAGCTGCCAACGCCATCGCCTCCGCCAGAGCAGCAATGTTGGCGGCAACTATGATCTGATTGGCCAGCTTGGCAGTGCTTCCGGCCCCAATATCGCCGATCCTGGTAACCGATGAACCCATCGCCTTTAGTATGTCCATACATTCCTCAAAGTCGGCCTCGGACCCTCCTACCATTATTGACAGCGTGCCTTCGACGGCCGCGGCTTCGCCACCGCTTACCGGAGCATCGAGCATACGCACACCTTTTCTGGCGACTTCAGCGGCAATTCTCCTGGTAACAGATGGGGCAATGGAACTCATGTCAATAATGATGCTCCCGGACCGCGCACCTTCCAGCACCCCATCCGCTCCCAGGATAACTGCTTCGACATCGGGCGAATCGGGCAGCATGGTAATTACCACCTCAGCTTGCTCGGCAACCTCCTTGGGCGACCAAGCTGCCCGGGCACCTTCCGCAGACAGTATCTCCACCGGCTCCCGGGAACGATTGTGAACAACCAGGGAGTAGCCCTTTCGCATCAAGTTTCTCGCCATAGGTTTGCCCATCACGCCCAACCCTATGAACCCGACCCTTCTCACTGGTTATGCTCCTTTCCTCCTCATACCTCCAACCGGAAAGCGCCCGACCCAGGCGCCAGCGCCTCAAACGGCTTTCTGGGAATGAAAGAACCCAAACCAGGCTGGCCCACAAATTCACCGCGTTTAGCAATCACTCGGCCGCGCAGCATGGTAAGCTCAGGATATCCTTTGAGCCTGAATCCCTCGTACGGGCAGTAATCCACCTTTTGGTGCAGGCTGGAACAGGTGAGCTCGACCTCCTTTCCTGGGTCGAAAATCACGAGGTCGGCATCGGAGCCGACAGCGACAGCGCCTTTTCTGGGAAAGAGGCCAAAGATGCGGGCCGGCATTTCCGCTACCAGGTCAACGAAGCGGCCCAGCGATAGCCTGCCGCCGCCAACACCCGCTGAGTACAGCAGGGGTACGCGGGTTTCAATCCCCGGGAGTCCACTGGGTATATCGTTGAAGGTCTCGCCAATAGCCTTCTGCCCGGTCAGTCTAAACGAACAGTGATCGGAAGCAATAACATCGAGGCTTCCGCTTTGGAGACCTCGCCATAGTTCACCCTGCTGGGAACGCTCCCG from the Clostridia bacterium genome contains:
- a CDS encoding dihydroorotase — protein: MALLLRGGRVIDPAQGLDMVADVLVEGSRISAITTGSGMSRPDVEVVDVTGKIVGPGLIDAHAHLREPGLEYKEDILSASRAAVKGGYTGVMAMPDTDPPVDNAAMVQFIYTRGRQAGLARVFPVGAVTAGRKGEKLAEIGYAAQAGAVAFSDDGQPIANSEILRRALEYLRPLKRPLIDHCQDANLSGRGVMHEGLVSFELGLEGIPSAAEEVAVARDLILSAYTGARIHLAHLSAKGSVSMLAQAKEKGIPVTAEVTPHHLILTHEVLRTYDTNTKVNPPLRTEEDRQALLQALRQGLIDIIATDHAPHASHEKRVDFNQAPFGISGLETALPLVVTYLVKPGYLSWMEAIARMSTNPAQIFGLPGGNLRVGSLADLVVIDPETVKEVRPEDFASKGKNNPFIGQKLSGWPVMTIVGGRIVMRDGEVI
- the pyrF gene encoding orotidine-5'-phosphate decarboxylase, which translates into the protein MRLLPSPVMVALDVDTKREALKLVQELKPYTALFKVGFQLFYREGPTIITDLRDLGVKVFLDLKLHDIPNTVLHALRNLSRLGIFMTNVHVAGGMEMMKQALIGARLGAEDAGLEPPLILGVTVLTSLSASDVQQDIGIAVDVTELAVRRAQLAQEAGLDGVVASPQETEPIRRACGKDFLVVTPGIRPQANGQDDQRRATSPAQAVQAGSDLLIVGRPVIKAPEPARALAAIIDEVSRAKEEAQA
- a CDS encoding aspartate carbamoyltransferase catalytic subunit, which produces MFRRKDVLGLRDWSKEEIALVLDTAAAMKDILGRDLKKVPALRGRSVATLFYEPSTRTRASFELAAKYMSADTVSLNASASSIAKGESLLDTIWTIEAMGVDVVVLRHPVPGTSLQIAEHTRMHVVNAGDGAHEHPTQALLDMYTVRERLGRVEGLTLAIVGDISHSRVARSNIWGWQKMGAKVRVVGPPTMIPVDIDKAGVQVYWDIEEGLRGADVIMGLRIQLEREARGFFPSFAEYTSFYGLTRERIRSINPGALILHPGPVNRGVEITDEVLSSANAAVNEQVTNGVAVRMALLYLLLGGGQGDGFAS
- a CDS encoding NFACT family protein, with amino-acid sequence MSYDGLMLYAVKKEIEPLLQDSRVGKVFQPQRLTIVLLLHKPQNSFRVLISAGATDARLHLTTREYKNPDRPPSFCMVLRKYLDGARLVGLEQVGLDRVLSMIFDAPDPVLGRVQRVLKVELMGKHSNLILINRTDGLIIDAIKKYDYTLSRHRQVLPGLPYVPPPKQDKLDPLVSSYDDFTRKLLAWPEVTALENALSATVEGLSRSTAREIIKLGGLDPQKEIAQCGELDLGTIWQKLQSAIRAIASRESQPTIVSVGRNPKEIFPFRPQLDEHMLAEEANSLSELLDRFYGQRQNREEINSIRASLKHTVNKNIEHCSEVMNKLQDGYNREDQALKKRLYGDLILMNLGRITIGDTVLWAENPFSPDSPPEAIPLDPQLTPSENAQRYYRAYSKYKRAAEVNRQRMQKVKQELEYLQSVLQAVEDAESKEDLTELTEELRSQGYIPPLKSKDRASSPSRQRPGPRRFVSSDGFLILVGKNNLQNEHVTFKISQPQDLWLHARGIPGAHVIIRSQGKPVPPQTLMQAAQIAAYYSQSRQAEKVEVDYTEARYIRKPKGLRPGLVTYSNEKTILVKPELPLSPEIPRQ
- the garR gene encoding 2-hydroxy-3-oxopropionate reductase, giving the protein MRRVGFIGLGVMGKPMARNLMRKGYSLVVHNRSREPVEILSAEGARAAWSPKEVAEQAEVVITMLPDSPDVEAVILGADGVLEGARSGSIIIDMSSIAPSVTRRIAAEVARKGVRMLDAPVSGGEAAAVEGTLSIMVGGSEADFEECMDILKAMGSSVTRIGDIGAGSTAKLANQIIVAANIAALAEAMALAAKCGIDTRTMIAAIRGGLAGSRVMDTKAEPMLTKNFRPGFRINLHAKDLRNALRAGDETGTPLPLASLVLQMMQALRAQGYGDEDHSALLKVYQSLAHLT
- the pyrR gene encoding bifunctional pyr operon transcriptional regulator/uracil phosphoribosyltransferase PyrR, which translates into the protein MELSVRARILDGREMGWALARMAQEIVERNQGAENVAMIGIRTRGAPLAWRLARLVSALTGQEVPVGMLDITLYRDDLSALGPAPIVHRTEVPFEVNQKRVILVDDVLYTGRTVRSALDAVMDLGRPAIIQLAVLIDRGHRELPIQADYVGKYVPTSLQEVVAVNLQEIDGSDEVLILRKQMQGGGQTV